The Zerene cesonia ecotype Mississippi chromosome 14, Zerene_cesonia_1.1, whole genome shotgun sequence genome window below encodes:
- the LOC119831989 gene encoding store-operated calcium entry regulator STIMATE-like produces MNDSSDVIHWSEPHCSKDALTDTYGWFLQFLLAVLAFTCLIGKRFCEPRYARRPWLIWFYDTSKQGLGALIIHAANVWLSPYQTGNPCTWYIVNFMLDSTLGLLIIWAGIRLAQYYARVYDIPLINFGEYGKPPMCSAWLCQCVLYAALATFAKSMLALVLQLPLVQAVLSTLRLSPVSDPRLELAVVMLIIPFFVNILIFWVTDNFLMYHPRGVSTKLKTKVRYQSIKKDKTCSDEEEHSADERLLGASV; encoded by the exons ATGAATGATAGTTCGGATGTAATTCACTGGTCGGAACCCCACTGCTCAAAAGATGCTTTAACTGATACTTATGGTTGGTTTCTGCAATTTTTGCTTGCAGTTTTAGCGTTTACATGTTTGATTG GTAAAAGATTCTGTGAGCCACGCTATGCAAGACGGCCATGGTTAATTTGGTTCTATGATACTTCAAAGCAAGGTTTGGGAGCATTAATTATACATGCGGCTAATGTTTGGCTATCTCCTTATCAGACAGGGAATCCATGTACATG gtACATAGTAAATTTTATGCTAGATTCTACATTAGGCCTCCTTATAATATGGGCTGGTATAAGACTTGCTCAATACTATGCCAGAGTTTATGATATACCTCTCATCAATTTTGGAGAATATG GTAAACCACCAATGTGTTCAGCGTGGCTCTGCCAGTGTGTGCTATATGCAGCGCTGGCAACATTTGCAAAGTCCATGCTCGCTTTGGTACTGCAACTCCCACTGGTTCAAGCAGTACTCTCAACATTGAGACTGTCACCTGTCTCGGATCCACGGCTCGAACTGGCCGTTGTAATGCTCATCATACCTTTCTTTGTTAAT attCTCATATTTTGGGTAACAGACAACTTCCTTATGTATCATCCGCGCGGTGTCAGCACCAAATTAAAGACTAag GTGCGTTACCAGTCAATAAAGAAGGACAAGACCTGTTCTGATGAGGAGGAGCATTCGGCTGATGAACGTCTTCTCGGCGCGAGTGTATGA